The following nucleotide sequence is from Aspergillus luchuensis IFO 4308 DNA, chromosome 1, nearly complete sequence.
GCTGCTCCACCCGGCACCGGCTACTGCAACATCCGAGATCTGGACCTCGTGTCTATTCTGTTGCATTCATTGTATTGTTCATTATGAGGCATTACCATTATTGTGCGCCGTTAgcataatataattttcattTTATACAATAATTGCTGAAAAGAAGTGATTGTGAACCTGTCAGGGTGACTCGTTTATGTACCTGTGCCTGCATTTGTTCCGGTATTGTTGGCCGCCAAACAAACCGATCATTGGCTACGCGTCCAGACAAGCAGAAAATTAGAACGGGAAGGAAaataagggaaaaaaaggaacgggggttaaaaaaaaagggaaaacaaGGAACAGGAATTAAATCTCCTCAACTGGCTGCTTGatcttttctgtttttttccttttcaatttttttatctttttcatatttttttttcttcgctgGGCCTTACCCAATTCGAGGTCCCTGTCCCCTCCACTTTGCagcccctctcctcctcccactcaatcaatcaatcatcggCCCTTCCCCAATCACTCTCACACTCTGACTCCCTCTTTATTACTATCACTTAGTACTACCACTAACTGCTCTTCCGgcatccttcccttccacctcttccttgaaCATCCACCTTCCGAGAGATGGGCTTTTCCTGATAAGGGCAGTGCGCTGACCATTCAGCATTTCcctccattcattcatccttcccccccccccggattcttctctcatcatcccattTCCCACCCTTCCGCCTAGACGGTTATCGTTCGATTTTCGCCCATTCTAGAACGATGAACGTCGATGAAGATCGCCAGCTGGATCTGTGAATAATACTTTAGACTCGCGCGTGCGATGGACGCTAGAAATTCCCACCACTATCAGCCAACGGCGCGCTCTTTGGCCACCGACCACGAGCACGTCTTGCCTGTGTTGAGCAAACCAGCTGCTTGGGCCTCTCCCACTACTGCTGTCCATCCAGTCacgattaataataatacctatcaacatcctcatcatccctaCTCTTATCCGATCTCGACATCCAGCCAACCGCTTGCTTATGGTCCTGTTCCGCCGCCGCCCCAGCAATCAATACCTCCGGCCCCCGTCCATGCCGACGCGCAGACCTTCACCACTGAATCTACCCGGCAGGATGTAAACAGGAATGGGGTCACGAAACCCCGCAAATCGCGGAAGTCCAACAATGCCGCCGCGGGGAAATCGACATTGTTCTGGGTGCATACCGATCCACAGTCCGTGTCTGAAGGTACCAGGGAGGAGACACTCAAGCGCATTCGTTCCCATGTCATGTCCGAGCACAACCGCAAGAAACGGCTAGAAAACACGAAACGCTACAAGAGTAAAACCTGGAAACATCTTGCCTTTCAGCCGGTGGAAACTACAGCCTCCAGTTCGTCAGCTGCAgctccgtcttcttcggccccTTCTGCCGGATCCTTCCCGAAACCAAGTGTCACCgaatcctcttccttcgGCACACGGATCGTCTCTgattctccctcctcttctccatcatcatcctctggtTCATCGTCGCCCGAACAGCGACAGAAGGAAGTACCGCAGCAAGAGCTGGTGGTCACCGACGCGGGCAGTTATCCATCTGTTTCTGCCGAGACAGTGGACAACTACAGCGTCGACACTCCTTCGCAGAATGCTCTCGCACCCGTGCAGTCCGCAACTCCGTGGACTTATCTGGGCGGTGCTACCGACCCCTTCAATTCAATGCATACGGTCATGTCGGACCGTATGTGTCGACATCTTCAGCACTGTAGGTTGACTTGCAATATGCGTTGAAAGACGTAGTTCTAACGATCTTTCTGCAGTCTTCGACCTGACTCAGCAGGCCTATCCTTTGCAGCGCCGGTATGGACCTAAGTTGCGGGATCACTGGACCGCATTGGTTCAACAAGATCCGGTATCGTTGCATGCTTGTATATGTGTAGCCGCATCGAATTCCGCCTTGGCAGCAGGGGAGCTCCCGCTGACAGACCCCAACAAGCGGCGTTCTAGCGTGCTACTTCTGGACACGTTCCACCATCGGGGTGAGACGATTAAACTAGTTAACGAGGGATTATCGGATCCGATCAAGGCCTCCAGTGACCAGCTGATTGCCGCCGTGTCAATCCTTTTGACTATTGAGGTTAGTACGGCTGAACCATTATGTAAGAGGTTAGCTAACTGGTCAGATTGCATCTGGCAATGCCGACTATCTCAAAATCCATCTGGCCGGTCTCCGACAGATGGTAGGCATGAGGAAAACCTTCGCGGATGTACCGCCCGACGTTCGATTCCAGATATCATGGTCAGTTTAACCCCAAGCTTTGGTGGAGTCTGTGGGCCGGGACTGACTCGAGTAGGACTGACATCCGTGTGGCGTGCATGGCCGGCACCAAGCCCATATTCCCTTTTATTCGTTACGCCCGTCCCTCGCAATTGGCGCTTATGCCTCCTAATGAAGATTTACTAATTTTAGCTACGCGTTTGACACAATTAATTGAGATACCCGGCATCTTTGGGGATGCCATGTCCAAGATGATATATGACCTGGCCGCACTGACGTGGTACTGCGAATGGATCAAGAGCACAACGCAATACCAAGACTTTGACGACGAGACGGAGGACTACTTCAACACCGAAGTCCTGTACGTCGAATACTCCCTCCATGAGGACCGGTACACGGCGACAGGTGAAATCAAGATGGAAGCCACCATCGAAGGCTGCGTTCGGCTGGCATGCCTGGTGTTCCACAACACCGTCATTTGGGGCTTCTACCCGCACATCGCGCCGGTGTTCCCCAAACCGGTGACTGCGCTTCGTTTTGCGTTGGAAAGCACGATGAGTGCTGGATACTTTGAACTGTGCCGGGATGTGCTGATCTGGATCCTGTTCATCGGGGCGTGCAGTTCGCGGCTGCTACCGGAGCGGACCTTTTTCGTGAACGAGCTTGTTTCGGTACTTCGAGAAGACGGAAGCATCCACTCGTGGCAGGACCTCCGAGCCCTACTTCTAGGCTTTTTCTATGCGGACCGGAGCTACCTGACTCCGCTACGAGAACTATGGGAAGAGATTGAGATGAAGCTCCGCGCACCGCACGAATGTATATAGACCCGACATAACACTCATACATAGGACTGATCGCATGTTTCATGTGGCATGTATGATAAATTAATGAGATATGGTATATATGACAAAGCTGCCACAATCGTTACGTTTTTCACAATTCTACTACTCATCCACACATGATCCTCTCGATCATGAAAACAGGATGATCAACCAATCAGCCATAATCCCAAATATCACACCATTCGGGATCCCGACTAAACCAAGCCCGAAAACAGGACAGTAAGCCCAATTGAAATCAAGCCTTGTACAAAAAATCCCTCACCCATACCAATTGAACAAGCAGTCACCTCCCAATAACACAATCCCAGCCACCCACGCCCTCTCCCACACCAACAAACGatgaaacaaaaaaaaagcaaccaTGAAAAATAATCATGATTAAAGAAAAGCtatgaaaaagaaagaatccacTTACACGAACACATGTCAAAAAGTCCACATTGGCAGAACCCAGCCAACAGCAGCGGATTGGACAATCGATCTCGGGATCAATCAACTAAGTATGAACTAACTAGTGTCCGTAAGTAGTGAGgttatttttttctgacACTTCCGAGAAATTTCCGACCGAGCGAATCCCGCCCGAATGCCGAGTctctgccgctgccgctgccggtcGGTGTAGGAGATAAATACTTACGTCGGTCTCTTCGTTTCGCTGCTAGCTAGCCTTgcgcttttttttttcccttcattTCTTTATCTGTATACTGAAACATATAGCGATTTATACATACCCTCTGATTACATAGCAGGGAGTGTGCATagttgcttgcttgttcaggactatctactacttactactactattgcTATACTACATTTCTATACACTAACAAAGTATATTTACACAAATAAGAAAAGCTTTGAACAACAGGGAAGAACTAACTGACAGCTTGGAAACGGCCCGCCGACTTACCTTCCCGTTtacttgattgattgtttgaCTCATCCCTGGGGTTCAACTTGTGCGACGTCGGAGAGTTTGCGACATTGACAAAATGTCAAGCGACCGGgatattatttctttgtttcctgCGGTCGGggattacttactacttctactactgaTTATTGAAGCTTTTCTTCGAAGGTTTGAAGAGTGAGTTGCATTGCATTGTGTTGTGTTGCGTGCAGGTTATagtttcttgctttcttttttatacttttttccttttcttgtttATGCTTTCTTTGTTTGTGTTGGGGGTATATAAGGTCTATCAGGACTGCTGCGCAGGACTTGTGGATGgatcgatggatggatggatgtcttTGACAAAGGGATAGGTAGGTCTTACGAGCATTTACTTCAGGTCAAGCTGACATAAATCATGTATTCATTCAAGGTTAATCATTTCATTAACAAAAACTAAACATCCAAAACCAACGCGTCCCCTGTCCGTCGCACTCGACAACAGACTGCTCCATCATTATTACCCAGGTTCCGATATTATATATCCCAAAGGAAACCAACACAATAAACAAAACACTGCTCTGGATTGTTTGGACCCGCTGCAGAGGGCTTGCACATCTTGACAAGACCCCCAAGTGGTCTACAACCTGGACCATTCCCCGCGCAGCAATGGCCTTACTAGAATGGGTATCTGAAACATAACAACTGCAGGTGTAttactctttctttcaaaGAGGCTCCTTTCAACGCGACCATGTCGATGGCCTGAACCCACGCGACTGGCTTAGACAGTCTCACGGGGGGTCTTAGCACGGCTACGAGCAGTGGGAGACCAGGGGAAGTGAGCAAcagggatgatgaagaagctgttgctgctgtcggCAATACCAGCAAGGGCGTTGTACCAAGCGGCGAATGCAGCCAGGAGACCGAAGAAACCACCTGCCTTAATGACGGGAGTGTTGGGCTCGCCAGCAGAGTTCCGCTGCAGGTAACCAACACCAAGCAGCAAGAAGGTCAGgtccaggaacaggaagagg
It contains:
- a CDS encoding uncharacterized protein (COG:S;~EggNog:ENOG410PJVP;~InterPro:IPR021858;~PFAM:PF11951), which gives rise to MDARNSHHYQPTARSLATDHEHVLPVLSKPAAWASPTTAVHPVTINNNTYQHPHHPYSYPISTSSQPLAYGPVPPPPQQSIPPAPVHADAQTFTTESTRQDVNRNGVTKPRKSRKSNNAAAGKSTLFWVHTDPQSVSEGTREETLKRIRSHVMSEHNRKKRLENTKRYKSKTWKHLAFQPVETTASSSSAAAPSSSAPSAGSFPKPSVTESSSFGTRIVSDSPSSSPSSSSGSSSPEQRQKEVPQQELVVTDAGSYPSVSAETVDNYSVDTPSQNALAPVQSATPWTYLGGATDPFNSMHTVMSDRMCRHLQHFFDLTQQAYPLQRRYGPKLRDHWTALVQQDPVSLHACICVAASNSALAAGELPLTDPNKRRSSVLLLDTFHHRGETIKLVNEGLSDPIKASSDQLIAAVSILLTIEIASGNADYLKIHLAGLRQMVGMRKTFADVPPDVRFQISWTDIRVACMAGTKPIFPFIRYARPSQLALMPPNEDLLILATRLTQLIEIPGIFGDAMSKMIYDLAALTWYCEWIKSTTQYQDFDDETEDYFNTEVLYVEYSLHEDRYTATGEIKMEATIEGCVRLACLVFHNTVIWGFYPHIAPVFPKPVTALRFALESTMSAGYFELCRDVLIWILFIGACSSRLLPERTFFVNELVSVLREDGSIHSWQDLRALLLGFFYADRSYLTPLRELWEEIEMKLRAPHECI